The DNA region ATGGCGCATGGCCCGCGCCTGGCTGAAACGTCAGCTTGGATGATTCAGGGTTCCTGTCGCAGTTCGGCCAGGCGCGAGGCAGCAGTGGCCCTGAGCTCCGACCAGGTGCTGTCGGCGTTTGCGTCCAGCATGTCCAGCGCCGTCTCGTAAGCCTGGGCCGCTTCTTCCAGCCGGCCCTGACGGGCCAGCGCCGCCCCCAGAACGTCCAGGGCCGATGCCCTGTACATGATTTCCACACCACTGCCCTCTTCCATCGGCCATTCCTGTGCTTCCAATACTTCACGGACGAGGGCCTCGGCCTGTTCGGGCTCGCCGAGACGCAGGTGCGAGGCAGCCAGGTTGGACTGCGAGAGACGATAGAGGTAGTGATCACGACCGACCAGGTCCTCGATCATGGACGCCGCCCGGCCGAAAGCCTCCATGCTGTCACGATCACGACCGGTTCGTGAAAGGGCCACACCGTAGTTGCCAATCATGTTGGCCAGGCGCTGACTGGGGCCGATGAGCCGCTCGTGATCGGCCACCAGTTCGGCAAAGGCTTCCACCGCTGCTTCAGGATCGGACAACAGCAATGCGTTGGCATAGGCATAACGCCCCCGCAGGCGCCGGGGGTCCTGGTGTTCATACAGCACCTCGCCCAGCTCACGGGCCTGGCGCGCATGGCCCATGGCCTCCTCGGCCCGGCGGCCGAAAACATGAGCGCTGGCCAGCGCGGTCAGCGCCTGGAAGCGCAATTCAGCCACTTCCCCGGGTCGACTGTCGAGCTCATACAGAATGTCTTCCAGCTGCGCCACTGTTTCTTCCAGCGGCATGTCCAAGACGTTGGCATGGTTTCGCAACTGGCGTATGCGAATGCCCAGCAACGTTCGTTCGGGGCCCTCGGATGAACGCTGAAACAGGTCCAGTGCCCGCTGGTCCGCCTCTATGGCCTCCACGGCGCGGCCGGCCGTATCCAGTGCAGCACCGATCTCGGCCTGAACCAGGGCCCGCTCATGCAGGCTGATCCCGTCTCCCAGTGCCGTCTGAGCCTCGCGGAGCAGCGGCAAGGCCTGTTCACCCAGTCCCAGCCCGTTGTAGGCCCGCCCCAGGGCGAGGTAGAGCGAACCCAGTACCGCCGGTCCGTAATGATCGGTATCGCGCAACTGGTCCGCGCCCACATCCAGCAGTTCGCGCACGGTCACTTCGTTGCCACGCGATGGCAGGGAGTCGGCACCGGCGAACAACTCATCGATGAAATCGGTGACGGCCTCGGCTCGGTCGCGTTCCCAGGCGATTCGCCTGAGTTGTGCTTCCCGATCCAGGAGAAACCCGGCCAGCAGCGCAAGCACCAG from Wenzhouxiangella sp. AB-CW3 includes:
- a CDS encoding serine/threonine-protein kinase, yielding MSNRPDLLRYRQAKDLAMAALDQSSVERDAWVRQQCGEDGELLDEVRWLVAAAEDDDADEVPEQFQQATEQALRQVSLQVPLPRDYRLIRRISQGGMGIVYLAERIDGEMRQRVALKLLHVTGSPDEELRQQFATEQQILSRFTHPNIARLIDAGMTSEGRPFMATEYVDGEPIDRWCRHRDSALNERLKLFLQVCDAVDYAHRHMVIHRDLKPGNILVSKEGEPKLLDFGIARLVDGTDGVSDAPSADSTQGNALTLAYASPEQVAGRDLGVASDVYSLGVVLYELLAGVGPFADSGSPEQQRAAILAGEFVPPANVQSQSVGRIPRDLEAIVLKAMRSDPEHRYESVRALTSDVKRFLAHRPVQAHRAGTFYRVGRFVRRHHLAVVVSVLVLALLAGFLLDREAQLRRIAWERDRAEAVTDFIDELFAGADSLPSRGNEVTVRELLDVGADQLRDTDHYGPAVLGSLYLALGRAYNGLGLGEQALPLLREAQTALGDGISLHERALVQAEIGAALDTAGRAVEAIEADQRALDLFQRSSEGPERTLLGIRIRQLRNHANVLDMPLEETVAQLEDILYELDSRPGEVAELRFQALTALASAHVFGRRAEEAMGHARQARELGEVLYEHQDPRRLRGRYAYANALLLSDPEAAVEAFAELVADHERLIGPSQRLANMIGNYGVALSRTGRDRDSMEAFGRAASMIEDLVGRDHYLYRLSQSNLAASHLRLGEPEQAEALVREVLEAQEWPMEEGSGVEIMYRASALDVLGAALARQGRLEEAAQAYETALDMLDANADSTWSELRATAASRLAELRQEP